DNA from Ancylothrix sp. D3o:
ACAAAGCGAGCCAGTTTTAATTTGACCGGCACGAGTAGCCACAGCCAAATCAGCAAGCTAAAGTTTTCCTCTATTCTTGTTTAAATGTGCCGGCTTTAACCAGCCACCGGCCTGAATAAGAAGAATTTATTAGCATAGAAGCAGTCTATAGAAACTATCAAAATTTTTTTATTCTTTCCTTAAAATTAATTGCTAAATGTCTTATTTCACTATAAAATACTAAAAATTAGTTAATTTCCCTCCAAATGTGGATAGCTTTTGGAAACAAATTAACTCTTCTAAAAGTTATTCTACAGGGGACATCTATTATGCCCAAACGTAACAATATATTAGTGATCGGCGCGGTTTTATTCGGTTTAGCCTATTATGGGGCTTCTAATAACCGTCAAATTTATTTACCACGACAGCCGCAAGTGCAGTATCTTGTGCCGGTTGGTACGGCGCCGCCGATGCCAGTTGCGCCGATGGCTACATCTTCTGGATGGATGAATTTTCAATCACCTCAAGGCCGGTTTTCCGTTTTACTTCCACAGCTTCCAATTCAAAAAACCCCTCAAAATAATAATTCCCGATTAAGCCATAGTTACACTGTTTCTACCCATTATGAAAGTTATAGTGTCACATATCAAGACTTGCCCGAAAGATTCATACCGGATATGAATGAGAAACGCTCAATGATAAATGATATGGGCAATTCTATGAAAGGCGCTCCAGGCTACTATAGTGTAGGTGCAAAACGAAATTTTGCGTTAGGAGGTCATCCTGGCATTGAGATTAACTTAGAATCTCCCGATTCTGATATTTCCAGAGGTAAAATTTGGCATCTTATGGTAGAAAGACGAGTGTACACCTTATCAGTAATTACTCCATACCCCGAAAATGCGGAAGCTTTTTTAAGGTCTTTCCGTTTCTATTAACCGGCTTTCTTATTAACACCACCGGCCCCCAAAAACCCAAACAAAAAAGTAAAAGGTAAAAGGTAACAAATATCCTCATTACCCCTTACCAATTACAACAAATTACTTAGAAATCTTGGGCCCCATACCGGCAGCCGCAGCATAAACAGCTTGTGCGCCTAACTCATCCTCAATCCGCAACAAACGGTTATATTTTGCCACTCGTTCACTACGACAAAGCGAACCAGTTTTAATTTGACCGGCACGAGTAGCCACCGCCAAATCAGCAATCGTAGTATCCTCAGTTTCACCAGAACGGTGACTAATAATCGAACGGAAACCATTACGACCACCCAAATCAATCGCCTGCAAAGTTTCCGTCAAAGAACCGATTTGATTTAACTTAATCAAAATCGAATTTGCAGCCTTCAAATCAATACCTTTCTGCAAACGAGTAATATTTGTAACAAACAAATCATCACCCACCAATTGCACCCGATCACCGATTTTTTGCGTCAAAAGTTGCCAGTTCTGCCAATCTTCCTCATGCAAACCATCCTCAATCGAAACAATCGGATATTCGCTCACCAACCTCGCCATATAATCGATAAATTCCGCCGGCTCCTTGGCAGTACCATCATAGACATACTTGCCATCCTTATAAAACTCACTCGCCGCCACATCCAACGCCAAAGCCACCTCAGAACCAGGCTTATAACCGGCCTTTTCAATAGCAGCCACCAGCAACTCCAAAGCTTCCTGATTTGAGCCTAAATTCGGCGCAAAACCGCCTTCATCACCCACACCAGTCAGCAACCCCTTATCATCCAAAACCTTGCTCAGACACGCAAAAACCTCAGCACCCCAGCGCAAAGCCTCCTTAAAAGAAGTCGCGCCCACCGGCACAATCATAAACTCCTGAAAATCCACATTATTTGAAGCATGGGCCCCACCATTGATCACATTCATCAAAGGCACCGGCAACACATTAGAAAGCGGCCCACCCAAATAACGATAAAGCGGAATTCCTAACGCATCCGCAGCCGCCTTTGCCGTAGCCAAAGACACCGCTAAAATCGCATTTGCCCCTAAATTAGACTTATTCGCAGAACCATCTAAATGAATCATCGCCCCATCAATGCTGGCTTGATCCAAAGCATCTTTTTCTATTAGGGTAGGAGCAATTTTATTTTCGATATTTTCAACCGCCCTCATCACACCCTTTCCGCCATACCGGCTTTTATCGCCATCGCGGAGTTCGTGTGCCTCAAACGTGCCGGTAGACGCACCACTGGGGACTTGCGCCAACCCCATCGCACCACCTTCGAGATAAACTTCCGCTTCAACAGTCGGACGTCCGCGAGAATCTAAAATTTCACGGGCTTTAATAGAAAAAATTGAAGTATCGTTCATAGTGAACAGTTCCAAATGTCAACAAGAGAGTGTTCAGATCGAAGCTGAAATTTCAGCAGGCATCGCTCCGGCGTGGCTTTGCCGGCGCAAAAATCACCAATGGTAAGCATATCTTTTAAAGCTGCACGCCTGTACAGAAATTAATCATTTCAACAAAATTGCCATTGCTTGCTTCTTGAAAGCCGGTTAACCGAACCCCAGCAAAAAGCGCCGGTGGAGCAACCTTAGAATAAAAAAGAGAAGCAATACCAATGGAGAAGGCCATGCGATTACTGCATACAATGCTCAGAGTCGGCAATTTAGAGAGATCCCTAGATTTCTACTGCAATATCTTGGGGATGAAGTTGCTGCGCCAAAAAGATTATCCCAGTGGTGAGTTTACTTTGGCTTTTATTGGTTATGGCGAGGAGTCGGAGAATACAGTCCTTGAATTGACCTACAACTGGGGCAAAGATAGTTATAACTTGGGCGATGCCTACGGTCATATCGCTATCGGGGTGGATGATATTTATGGCACTTGTGAAGAAATTCGCGCTAAGGGGGGGAAAGTCTCCCGCGAACCAGGGCCCATGAAACACGGTTCGACAGTGATTGCTTTTGTGGAAGACCCCGATGGGTATAAGGTTGAGTTGATTCAGCTTGGTACTCAGGGATCTGCCGGGGAAAAACAACCGAGTGCGGCTGTTGGTGCTAAGTAGCCGGTTTTCAAAGCAGAAGATAAAAACCCGGTTAGCCAAAAAAGCCGGGTTTTGAGCAGAGTTTTTTATGTGTGTTGTGAGGTTTGGTTGTGAAGTTTTTTCTCTGGCGGGGATGTGGTTTGGGGTTTTTGATGTTTTTTGGTTATGGGTTGCCGGTGGCTGGGGTGTCGCAGTCGCCACCGGTTAAAACCGGCGTCTACACAAATAAAGTCCCCTCCGGCGACTGGGGAACCGGCCAAAGTGAACAACCTGCGCCGCTTAAAACCGGCCTCTACCCAAACCAAATTTCCTCCGGGGATTGGTTAACCGGCCAAAGTGAGGCAATGTTGGATACCCCGGAATCAGAAGCAATGGGCCAACTGACATCCGTTGAGCAGTTGTCGGATGTCTTGCCTAGTGATTGGGCTTATCAGGCTTTAAAATCGCTTATTGAGCGCTATGGGATTCGTTTGGGATATCCTGATCGGTCGTTTCGTGGCAATCAGGCGATGACGCGCTATGAGTTTGCGGCGGCGTTGTCGGAGGTTTTGGAGAAAATTCAGCCGTTGCTGGGTGTGGATCGTGAAAGTGTAGAGCAAGATTTGGCGACACTGCAACGTTTGCAACGCGAGTTTGCCGGTGCTTTGGCTCAATTGCGCGGCAGAATGGATGGTTTGGAGGATCGCACAACTGACTTAGAAAATAATCGTTTTTCTCCGACTACAAAAATGACCGGCCAGTTTATCTGGACTCCCACAACTGGCAATCAGGCTGACTTTACTTTTGTTTCTCGTCTGCGGCTGAATTTGCTTACTGCTTGGCGTCCAGAAACCGGTTTTCTAACGACTCAGTTGGAAATGGGTAATGGTGGCGGCGATACGGTGAGTGCTCTTCAAAATGATGATGGCGTGAATTTGCTGGGTAGCACCGGCCTGTTTGCTGGGGCCGGCGGTCTGGATTATGTTGAGGTTGACCCGCAAGTTCGTCTGCGGAAGCTATACTACACTTTACCTTTTTTGTCAAGTGCTACGCTAACAATTGGGGCAAAAATGTCACCGCGTTATTTTATTGACCGCAACCGGTTTGCCAATAATGAGGCGGTCGATTTTAATTCCAGTTTTTTTGTGAATAATCCGCTGATTGTCCAAAATCAAATTGACCGCGAGGGGGGGGCCGGTGTGGCGCTAAATTGGCCTATTCAAGGCACGCCCCTCACTCTGAATGCGCTTTATATTGCAGCAAATGCGGCAGATCCGCAAAGGGGTGGTTTTTTTGAAGACGTCAACCAGGGGAGTGTTGAATTACAGTATGCCCCAAACCCAGATATGGCTGTCCGTTTGCAATATACCCATGCGAGAATTAATCAAACGGATGTTAAGGCGTTTGGCATTAATGGGGAGTGGGCTTATAGTCCCCGGATAGGGGTGTTTGGGCGTTTGGGGGTTGGGGACTATAGCGGGTTTAATTCTGTGTTGGGCCGGGAGTTGAATGCTTCGCCTTGGACGTGGATGCTGGGGGTGACATTCCGCAATACGCCGGTGCCTGGTACGATGGCGGGGATTGCAATAGGTCAGCCGTTTGTTACGGGTGAGGTAGGGAATGCCACCCAAACGAATTTTGAGGCGTTTTACAATGTTCTGATCAGCGATAATATAAGTGTGACTCCGACGTTTTTGTTGGTGAATAATGCCGATAATGACAGTGAAAATGGTACCATTTGGCAGCTTGGTCTGCGGACGGTGTTTTCTTTTTAGCACCGATTTTTATTGATTGTAGGGGAGTGGGTATCTAGGTTTATGTTATTAAAAAACAGCTTTGATAAACTCTCTCCTAGTTGCTAAGTTTGTGTTTTTTTGAACCGCAGATAAACGCAGATGAACGCAGATAAATACGGATGGTTAACTGTTTTATCTTTGTCTATTTTGTAAAGTAAACAAATTCCCGATTCTACAAATGCAACCTACTGATTCAACTAAATTTACTGATAAAGCCTGGGATGCGATTGTTAAATCCCAAGATGTTGCTCGCCGGTTCGCTAATCAAAATCTTGAGGTGGAACATTTGGCAATGGCGGCGCTGGAACAACAAGATGGTCTGGCTGGTAAGATTTTATCTAAGGCTGGGGTTGTTCCTGATCAACTTTTGCAGCGGTTAAAGACTTTTACTCAAAGCCAGGCGAAACAAGGTAAGATTGACCAGCTTTATCTGGGGCGTGGTTTGGATTTGATGTTGGATAAGGCTGAGGAGTTTCGCCAAGGTTTTCAGGATGATTTTATTTCTATTGAGCATATTGTTTTGGCTTTGTGTGAAGATGAAAGAATTGGAAAACGGACTTTTCGGATTTTAAATTGTGACCGGCAAGCTTTGGAAATTGCTATTAGGGCTTTGCGTGGTTCTGCCAAAGTTCAAGATCCAAACCCGGAAAATAGTTATGGGGCTTTGGAAAAGTATGGACGGGATTTAACGGAACAAGCAAAGGCGGGTAAACTTGATCCGGTAATTGGTAGGGATGACCAAATCCGCAGGGTGATTCAAGTGCTTTCTCGCCGGTCAAAAAATAACCCGGTTTTGATTGGGGAACCGGGGGTTGGTAAGACGGCTATTGCTGAGGCTTTGGCTCAAAGAATTGTTAATGGTGATGTGCCGGAATCTTTGAAAAATCGCCGCTTAATTTCTCTGGATATGGGGAGTTTAATTGCGGGGGCAAAATATCGCGGTGAGTTTGAGGAACGCTTGCGGGCTGTGTTGCGCGAGGTGATGGGAAGTGATGGGCAAGTTGTGCTGTTTATTGATGAGTTGCATACTGTTGTTGGCACCGGCGCTAATTCTCAAGGTTCAATGGATGCTGGGAATTTGTTAAAGCCTATGTTGGCGCGGGGTGAGTTGCGTTGTATTGGCGCGACTACGCTGGATGAATATCGTAAGTTTATTGAAAAAGATGCGGCTTTGGATCGCCGGTTTCAACAGGTTTTTGTTGACCAGCCAAATGTGGAGGATACTATCTCAATTTTACGCGGTTTAAAGGAGCGTTATGAGGTGCATCATGGGGTGAAAATTTTGGATTCTGCTTTGGTGGCGGCGGCGATGTTGTCGGAACGTTATATTGCGGATCGATTTTTGCCAGATAAGGCGATTGATTTGGTGGATGAGGCGGCGGCGAAGTTGAAGATGGAAATTACTTCTAAGCCGGCAGAATTGGAAACGGCAGACCGGCGTTTGATGCAGTTACAAATGGAGAAGCTTTCTCTGGAAGCGGAACAAAATAAAGCGGCTGCGGAACGTCTCGAACGTATTGAGAAGGAAATGGGGGATCTTAAAGCGAAACAGCAGCGTCTCAGTGCTCAATGGCAAGGGGAAAAGCAGTTACTTGAGGGAATTAATACTCTTAAGGAAGAAGAAAACGAATTGCGGAAAAAAATTGACCGCGCTGAGCGAAATTATGATTTGAATACAGCGGCGCAGTTAAAGTATGGCCGGTTGGAAAAGGTACAGCGCGAACGGGAGGCAAAGGAGGCTGAGTTATTAAAGTTGCAATCGCAAGGATCGACGCTTTTACGAGAGCAAGTTACGGAGGGTGATATTGCGGAAATTGTGGCGAAATGGACTGGTATTCCTGTTACTCGGTTGATGGAATCTGAGCGGCAAAAGTTATTACAATTAGAGGCTCAATTACATCAGCGTGTTATCGGTCAAGATGAGGCTGTTTCTGCTGTTTCTCAGGCGATCCGACGGGCAAGGGCGGGGATGAAAGATCCTGGTCGTCCGATTGGTTCGTTTTTGTTTATGGGGCCGACTGGTGTTGGTAAAACTGAGTTGGTGCGAGCTTTGGCGCATTGTTTGTTTGATACGGAAAATGCGCTTGTCCGACTTGATATGTCGGAATATATGGAGAAACATTCGGTTTCTCGGTTGGTGGGGGCTCCTCCGGGTTATGTTGGCTATGAGGAGGGGGGTCAGCTTTCGGAGGCTGTCCGGCGACACCCTTATTCGGTTGTGCTTTTTGATGAGGTTGAAAAGGCTCACCCGGATGTTTTTAATATTTTGTTGCAGGTGTTAGATGAGGGGAGAATTACTGATTCGCAAGGCCGTTTGGTAGATTTCCGAAATACGGTTATTGTGATGACAAGTAATATTGGCAGTGATCATATTTTGGATGTGGCGGGGGATGATTCTAAGTATGAGGAAATGCAAAAGCGGGTGATGCACGCTTTGCGTGGTCATTTCCGCCCGGAGTTTCTTAATCGGGTGGATGATATTATTTTGTTTCATGCGCTTTCTCGGAAGGAGTTGCGGCAAATTGTTGGGGTGCAACTTAAGCGGGTTGAGCGTTTATTGGCGGAGCAAAAAATTAGTTTGCTGATGACGCCGGCGGCTCAGGATCATTTGGCGCTTGCGGGTTTTGATCCGGTTTATGGGGCACGTCCTCTTAAGCGAGCAATCCAGCGCGAGATTGAGAATCCGATTGCTACAAAGTTGTTGGAAAATTCTTTTGTAGCGGGGGATACGATTGTGGTGGATTGTGTAGGGGATGATTTGACGTTTAGCTGTGAGTTGCCGCAGGTGGCGGAGGTGGAGGTTTCCGAGGAGGTGCCGGTTTCTTAGGGGAGAGGGGGGCTTTTGTGATAGGGAGGCGGGCACCCTTCCCGCCCCACCAAGGATAAGTCCCCTTGCTTCTGGTGTGGTGACAAAGCAAGGAACCGGCTGTTATGATAGCGGTTGAAGTAAGTTAAAAGTTTATTTTTTCCTTAGATAAAGTTTTTTTGCTTTTTATAAACTTCTCTCAAACATTTACCGAGAGCAATGACAGATTCTTTGTTACCGTCTACTCCTTTATCTGAGCCTGTGCCGGCGGCCCGTCCAAAGAAAAGCAATTTGGGGCGTATTTTAATTGGTTTAGGATTGCTGATTAATGGCGCTCTTTGGGCGGCTGCAATTGCATATATTAAGTTAACGCCGTCAAATTACACCAGTGAATTTACAATCTTTTTACCGGCAGCGAGTTCGAGTGCAAATGTCAATGTTTCGGATACAAACGCGCAGGTAGAGGGTTCAAATCAATCTCCTTATCAAACTTTAATCCGGGTTGATCCGAGACAAAACTATTTATTTATTGCTAACAGTCGGACGGTTTTGTCGGCGGCGGCGGCGGCGGTGCAAATGCCGATGGAAGATTTTGGCACGCCGCTGGTGGGGACGAATAAAAATGATACGCTGATGTCTTTTAAAATTGATGGTTCAAGTCCGGCGGAGGCTCAGCGAAAGGCGCAGGCGCTTTATAAGGCTTTAGTTCAGCAAATTGATAGTTTGCGTGAGGAAATGGGGCAGAAAGAATTTCAGCGCCAGCAGTCGGAAAATCAACTAATGCTGAAGGATGCTCAAGGAAAGTTAGAGGCGGCAAATAAACAGTTAGCGATTTTTAAGAAACAATCTCCGCTGCGCCGGTCTGAACAAATTGGCGAGCTTTCTGGCAGTTTGGAATCTTTGCGACAAGAGCGGGAGATGGCTTTAGCTTCTTTGCAGCAGACAAGTTCTCGCTTACAACAATTAGGCGCAAGTTTAAATATTTCGGTTGAGCAAGCATCAGATATTATTACTCTGCAAGCCGATGAAATTTTCTTGAAACAATGGGCAGATTATAGTGCAGCTAGTGCGAATTTATCGAGTTTGTTAGCGCAGTGGCGCCCCGGTTCTCCGCAGATAGAAAGTGCGGAAGCCAAGCTTACAACGGCAAGGTTTGCTTTGCAAACGCGGGCAACTGCGGTATTAGGGAAACAGGTGGGGGAAGAGACTTTACAGCAGTTAAATCGCAGCCTTAATAGTAGTGGGGGAACGCGAGAAAGTTTGTTTCAAGATGTTGTGACTTTGCAGGCAGATCAAAAAGGTTATGCGGCTAAGTTGAAAAGCCTTGATGAACAAATTGCTCAGCTTGATTCTCAGGTAAAAGTGTTGATCCAAGAGCAGTTTACGCTGACTGATTTGGAGCGCAATGCAAAGGTTGCTGATAATTATTTTACGTCTACGATGGCTCAGTTAAATTTGAGTAAGCCGGAGGTGGCTACTTCTTATCCGGTGGTGCAATTGATTGCTGATCCAAGTTTGCCGGCAGAATCAAGTGGCCCGGATAAGAAACTGCCGCTTTTAGGAGCACTTGCTTTTACTTTGTTGAGTGTTACTGGTGTCGCGCTGTTTTCTTGGGAGCGCTCTCTGCACAAAAATAATAGAATCATAGAGGATAGCAATTCTGTGGTAGGACAGCTTGGTGATGAGTAAGGGTTTCTATACACGCTACACGACGCTACACAAGGAGATAAGTCAAGGTGAATAGTCCATTATCAAAACAGCTAAAGCAATTAAAAGCAAGTTTAATTACTCCTGAGAATTTTAAGCCTTACGGACAGGTAATTTTTGCGAGTGCGGATGGTAAGGCTTTTGATTCTGAGGATGCTCAGTTAGTTTTAAATCGGGGTATTCCGCGTTTTTATATTATCCGGTTGATGAATAAAGGACGCAAGTTTGGCGGGATTACTCGGCATTTGCAATGTACGCAGTGTTTGGGATCTTTGGAGGGGAAGGAGTGGTTTATGGGGGTGGCTCCACCGGCTGATTTTCTTTGTCCAAAGTTAGAGGATATTGTGGTGTTTAAAATTCCGGGTAATTGTTTTATTAAGTTGGAGGTGGGTACTTGGCACGCGGGCCCCTATTTTGATGCTGATTTTGTGGATTTTTATAATTTGGAGTTGAGTGATACAAATGTGAGCGATCACGATACTTGTAGTTTGGTAAAAACCTATGGGGTTGAGTTTGAAATTGCGGATTATTAACCGCAGATAAACGCGAATAAACGCAGATAGATCATTTGCGTAGCGCTATCGCGCCGCTCCGCGTACATCTGCTACAGGATGCGGTTTATTAAATAGATGTT
Protein-coding regions in this window:
- the gloA gene encoding lactoylglutathione lyase encodes the protein MRLLHTMLRVGNLERSLDFYCNILGMKLLRQKDYPSGEFTLAFIGYGEESENTVLELTYNWGKDSYNLGDAYGHIAIGVDDIYGTCEEIRAKGGKVSREPGPMKHGSTVIAFVEDPDGYKVELIQLGTQGSAGEKQPSAAVGAK
- a CDS encoding iron uptake porin is translated as MKFFLWRGCGLGFLMFFGYGLPVAGVSQSPPVKTGVYTNKVPSGDWGTGQSEQPAPLKTGLYPNQISSGDWLTGQSEAMLDTPESEAMGQLTSVEQLSDVLPSDWAYQALKSLIERYGIRLGYPDRSFRGNQAMTRYEFAAALSEVLEKIQPLLGVDRESVEQDLATLQRLQREFAGALAQLRGRMDGLEDRTTDLENNRFSPTTKMTGQFIWTPTTGNQADFTFVSRLRLNLLTAWRPETGFLTTQLEMGNGGGDTVSALQNDDGVNLLGSTGLFAGAGGLDYVEVDPQVRLRKLYYTLPFLSSATLTIGAKMSPRYFIDRNRFANNEAVDFNSSFFVNNPLIVQNQIDREGGAGVALNWPIQGTPLTLNALYIAANAADPQRGGFFEDVNQGSVELQYAPNPDMAVRLQYTHARINQTDVKAFGINGEWAYSPRIGVFGRLGVGDYSGFNSVLGRELNASPWTWMLGVTFRNTPVPGTMAGIAIGQPFVTGEVGNATQTNFEAFYNVLISDNISVTPTFLLVNNADNDSENGTIWQLGLRTVFSF
- the clpB gene encoding ATP-dependent chaperone ClpB encodes the protein MQPTDSTKFTDKAWDAIVKSQDVARRFANQNLEVEHLAMAALEQQDGLAGKILSKAGVVPDQLLQRLKTFTQSQAKQGKIDQLYLGRGLDLMLDKAEEFRQGFQDDFISIEHIVLALCEDERIGKRTFRILNCDRQALEIAIRALRGSAKVQDPNPENSYGALEKYGRDLTEQAKAGKLDPVIGRDDQIRRVIQVLSRRSKNNPVLIGEPGVGKTAIAEALAQRIVNGDVPESLKNRRLISLDMGSLIAGAKYRGEFEERLRAVLREVMGSDGQVVLFIDELHTVVGTGANSQGSMDAGNLLKPMLARGELRCIGATTLDEYRKFIEKDAALDRRFQQVFVDQPNVEDTISILRGLKERYEVHHGVKILDSALVAAAMLSERYIADRFLPDKAIDLVDEAAAKLKMEITSKPAELETADRRLMQLQMEKLSLEAEQNKAAAERLERIEKEMGDLKAKQQRLSAQWQGEKQLLEGINTLKEEENELRKKIDRAERNYDLNTAAQLKYGRLEKVQREREAKEAELLKLQSQGSTLLREQVTEGDIAEIVAKWTGIPVTRLMESERQKLLQLEAQLHQRVIGQDEAVSAVSQAIRRARAGMKDPGRPIGSFLFMGPTGVGKTELVRALAHCLFDTENALVRLDMSEYMEKHSVSRLVGAPPGYVGYEEGGQLSEAVRRHPYSVVLFDEVEKAHPDVFNILLQVLDEGRITDSQGRLVDFRNTVIVMTSNIGSDHILDVAGDDSKYEEMQKRVMHALRGHFRPEFLNRVDDIILFHALSRKELRQIVGVQLKRVERLLAEQKISLLMTPAAQDHLALAGFDPVYGARPLKRAIQREIENPIATKLLENSFVAGDTIVVDCVGDDLTFSCELPQVAEVEVSEEVPVS
- the eno gene encoding phosphopyruvate hydratase, with translation MNDTSIFSIKAREILDSRGRPTVEAEVYLEGGAMGLAQVPSGASTGTFEAHELRDGDKSRYGGKGVMRAVENIENKIAPTLIEKDALDQASIDGAMIHLDGSANKSNLGANAILAVSLATAKAAADALGIPLYRYLGGPLSNVLPVPLMNVINGGAHASNNVDFQEFMIVPVGATSFKEALRWGAEVFACLSKVLDDKGLLTGVGDEGGFAPNLGSNQEALELLVAAIEKAGYKPGSEVALALDVAASEFYKDGKYVYDGTAKEPAEFIDYMARLVSEYPIVSIEDGLHEEDWQNWQLLTQKIGDRVQLVGDDLFVTNITRLQKGIDLKAANSILIKLNQIGSLTETLQAIDLGGRNGFRSIISHRSGETEDTTIADLAVATRAGQIKTGSLCRSERVAKYNRLLRIEDELGAQAVYAAAAGMGPKISK
- a CDS encoding ureidoglycolate lyase, with translation MNSPLSKQLKQLKASLITPENFKPYGQVIFASADGKAFDSEDAQLVLNRGIPRFYIIRLMNKGRKFGGITRHLQCTQCLGSLEGKEWFMGVAPPADFLCPKLEDIVVFKIPGNCFIKLEVGTWHAGPYFDADFVDFYNLELSDTNVSDHDTCSLVKTYGVEFEIADY